The following proteins are encoded in a genomic region of Chlamydiales bacterium STE3:
- a CDS encoding Uncharacterized protein (Product derived from UniProtKB/Trembl:F8KXG5), giving the protein MIMVKLLMIPLVLILAFVGLFIPNSNQYRSKGEQLVYSTLGEGAKLVREKYHLRPSGSGVAMPGGPIRELCLSFDMEGPVPKKTLRKLLLAISQDLVQLVTANEEIQPFLFEPPFTVKNVQVILYVNRKGYDVFDPDIAVAEISRGNLSYRTLDPDNDRRFKQFIKETYEEALEAAQEDNDL; this is encoded by the coding sequence ATGATTATGGTAAAGTTGCTTATGATTCCATTAGTTTTAATTTTAGCTTTTGTGGGGTTATTTATTCCTAATTCAAATCAATATCGTTCAAAGGGAGAACAGCTAGTTTATTCTACTTTAGGTGAAGGAGCTAAGCTAGTTCGTGAAAAATATCATCTTAGACCTTCAGGATCTGGGGTAGCAATGCCCGGTGGACCAATCCGTGAACTTTGTTTATCTTTTGATATGGAAGGACCTGTACCTAAGAAAACTCTCAGAAAGCTATTACTTGCTATCAGCCAAGATTTGGTGCAGTTGGTTACTGCTAATGAAGAAATACAGCCATTCTTATTTGAACCACCTTTCACCGTGAAGAACGTGCAGGTTATCCTCTATGTTAACAGAAAGGGGTATGATGTTTTCGATCCTGATATTGCTGTAGCAGAGATTTCTAGGGGAAATCTAAGTTATCGAACGTTAGATCCAGATAATGACCGTCGCTTTAAACAATTCATCAAAGAAACCTACGAAGAAGCCTTAGAAGCAGCTCAAGAGGATAATGACTTATGA
- a CDS encoding Uncharacterized protein (Product derived from UniProtKB/Trembl:F8L218), protein MDSICSKEVSDKALDLFVRWGSSSSEAMLDYPCHYFQIPDCEGIIAYRVEAQTAIVFGNPICAEENLITLVDAFHQYCTASALDVIYMIVDKDFAHLASKKYCKVAIGVCEELIFDPTTFKMSKRLNYRLNQSLKSGLVVHEYHPLDQDIENKILEVGQQWRQARKGFQLHLGHLNFFEHRKGRRWFYVEQGDEMIAMAVLCRIEKNNGWLLKYLISKPSDIPFISEFLMSSLLTRLNQENCNFLTYGVVPAESIHVLKGLNKLTSYFAEVAFQIIKKFFKLDYKKSYWLRYHPKIESSYVLFSKPSIGINGIRALIKSLKND, encoded by the coding sequence ATGGATTCCATCTGTTCCAAAGAGGTAAGTGATAAAGCATTGGATTTATTTGTTCGTTGGGGATCTTCAAGTTCGGAGGCGATGTTAGACTATCCCTGTCACTACTTTCAAATTCCCGATTGTGAGGGCATTATTGCTTACCGCGTTGAAGCTCAGACGGCGATTGTTTTCGGAAATCCTATCTGTGCGGAGGAAAATCTCATCACCCTAGTTGATGCTTTTCACCAGTATTGTACAGCGTCCGCTTTAGATGTAATTTACATGATTGTCGATAAAGACTTTGCTCATTTAGCAAGCAAAAAGTACTGCAAGGTGGCTATCGGCGTCTGCGAGGAACTTATCTTCGATCCTACCACCTTTAAAATGAGTAAACGCTTAAACTACAGGCTCAATCAATCTTTAAAAAGTGGCCTAGTCGTTCATGAATACCATCCATTGGATCAGGACATTGAAAATAAAATCCTAGAAGTTGGCCAGCAATGGCGCCAGGCTAGAAAGGGATTTCAATTACACCTAGGACATCTCAACTTTTTTGAACATCGAAAAGGAAGACGCTGGTTTTATGTTGAGCAGGGCGATGAAATGATTGCTATGGCCGTGCTTTGTAGAATTGAGAAAAATAATGGATGGTTACTAAAATACCTAATTTCCAAGCCTTCCGACATCCCTTTTATTTCTGAATTCTTAATGAGTTCTCTTTTAACTAGATTAAACCAAGAAAACTGCAATTTTTTAACTTATGGTGTGGTTCCAGCAGAATCCATTCATGTCCTCAAGGGCTTGAATAAATTAACGTCTTATTTTGCAGAAGTAGCTTTTCAGATAATAAAAAAATTCTTCAAGTTAGATTATAAGAAATCCTACTGGCTACGCTACCATCCAAAAATAGAATCTTCTTATGTTCTTTTTAGTAAACCCTCTATCGGTATTAACGGAATAAGGGCTCTTATTAAATCCTTAAAAAACGACTAA
- a CDS encoding Uncharacterized protein (Product derived from UniProtKB/Trembl:F8L0I0), whose amino-acid sequence MLFLKAFFSMAILCSVNPIFAEKNPKKVVIVGAGLAGLTTAYRLQQQGVEVELYEARGRVGGRILTVNLGGNSVELGGQNIIAGKASENIRHLIEEVGVELKERKVNLNLAYFDGKIFTSIRQLLREKPFDEKKLREQLDLLRQQCRNMEGVLEKICEKNSPLYKAIAVKLAAYEGASIEKLSIQYIDTLLHLLLSASTADQEHEEHETLSRLSIEGGNALLPEKMAELLGSRLHLNMPLTKVSISSDGPYVLKFRDGRTVKADILVLAIPCSVYGDIQFEEAVIGRERLEAIKSVHYGTNAKILIPFPKAPSKKIGLVNDQMMSFFDTASCTLTLNCTGETGCFSSETILETYIQGRAMMEKGFDETCPLLRAPLLAEDRSFACYDGPVGYSWINDPYARGSYAYVSPGQENLLTELKKAKGQVFKKLFAPIDNKLYFAGEHSSILMDNQGTLEAACESGERTARSILEDVIPN is encoded by the coding sequence ATGTTATTTTTGAAGGCGTTTTTTTCAATGGCTATTTTATGTTCAGTTAATCCAATTTTCGCAGAAAAAAATCCTAAGAAAGTTGTTATTGTGGGGGCTGGACTTGCAGGATTGACTACAGCCTATCGCTTGCAGCAACAAGGGGTGGAGGTAGAGTTATACGAAGCGCGTGGCCGCGTGGGCGGAAGAATTCTTACAGTCAATTTAGGTGGTAATAGCGTTGAGCTGGGAGGGCAAAATATTATTGCTGGTAAAGCATCAGAAAATATTCGCCATTTAATTGAAGAAGTGGGTGTTGAGTTAAAAGAGAGAAAAGTTAACTTAAATCTTGCCTATTTTGATGGCAAAATATTTACTTCGATTAGGCAGTTACTAAGGGAGAAGCCATTTGATGAAAAAAAACTTAGAGAACAGCTCGATTTATTGAGGCAACAATGCCGCAATATGGAAGGAGTCTTAGAGAAAATTTGCGAGAAGAACAGCCCTCTCTACAAAGCTATAGCTGTTAAATTAGCGGCTTATGAGGGAGCCAGCATTGAGAAGTTATCGATTCAATATATAGATACTCTTCTTCATTTACTTCTGTCTGCCAGCACAGCGGACCAAGAACATGAAGAACACGAGACGCTAAGTCGTTTGAGTATTGAAGGGGGGAATGCCTTACTTCCTGAGAAAATGGCTGAACTGCTGGGCTCTAGGCTGCACTTGAATATGCCTCTAACAAAGGTTTCAATAAGCAGTGATGGTCCCTATGTGTTAAAGTTTCGCGATGGCCGAACGGTAAAAGCAGACATACTAGTTTTGGCTATTCCATGTTCTGTCTATGGCGATATTCAATTTGAAGAAGCAGTCATTGGGAGAGAAAGACTTGAGGCTATAAAAAGCGTGCACTATGGCACAAATGCTAAGATTTTGATTCCTTTTCCTAAGGCTCCCTCTAAAAAAATTGGATTGGTGAATGATCAGATGATGAGTTTCTTTGATACTGCTAGCTGCACTTTAACATTGAACTGTACAGGGGAAACGGGTTGTTTTTCCTCTGAGACTATTTTAGAAACCTATATTCAGGGCCGAGCTATGATGGAAAAGGGGTTTGATGAAACTTGTCCTCTTTTAAGAGCGCCATTACTTGCAGAGGATAGATCCTTTGCATGCTATGATGGTCCTGTGGGCTATAGTTGGATAAACGATCCCTATGCTAGAGGATCTTATGCTTATGTTTCTCCTGGTCAAGAAAATTTGCTGACAGAGTTAAAAAAAGCAAAGGGGCAAGTTTTTAAAAAACTTTTTGCCCCTATAGACAATAAGCTTTACTTTGCAGGAGAGCACAGCTCAATTTTGATGGATAATCAGGGGACTTTGGAAGCAGCTTGTGAGTCAGGGGAGCGCACCGCTCGTTCAATTTTAGAAGACGTTATTCCAAATTAA
- a CDS encoding Uncharacterized protein (Product derived from UniProtKB/Trembl:F8L189): MLKIFFALLMCCALHAEESSQYDFRAAFTSDGEQFPLADIDGEPSSIVAGCVNVITGDFVDMQQDLVIPGSTPLTIDRSYSSSDSSKGNLAFSWHFNLGGMIAWTDGTHKKLGWKGPHGRELHFLNKKNSFDLDSEILKRGVTNNSSGMISGKSNLRNYHVKSYYPDKRSYTVVKGDGSECVFSYNKNYGPNDNLTREVKPNKMSVEYEYHTNSGYIKDIAIANPSHKSLQSIHFDYAKLKNKEKDLQLTLTASDGRFVRYTLQRFKREPINNVKRFHFYVKEVERPDLPNEKYAYEKVGNFERVVKKELSPNGFFVNVQYYTKGRYEKIKIDEQHPWFGRVRTIQSPIGSDANPQTAYRFEYHIPEKYKAGACTVWDAHNIKTDYCWDNEQRLTQVNRYNHQGHIYTQNGLYWGTRDLTGNLVSRIYSCNGEVLFCRTYKYDSCGNVIKEKLFGNLTGENHAPLIIDLKGKPAKNGIEKHSKSFTYSQDGKNLLLWEIDGTRKKNYVYLEQTDLLTAVYTYADDKIVLRQFYDYDEDRNVKEEITDDGSSYLKEDLSNATFRKIRQIASSKKIPWGVPETVDDYVLYLPGNFIVLEKREVNTYNNQGKIIRRDCYGSDGVCAFSLYWEYDDKGRLTKQTNPVGETIVRQYDAHNNLIFESGPNHDVHKRFFYDLANRLICKQDIHPEVVYSTHYRYNLLGQKIEEVDPFGNATTFEYDEFGRLGKTTFPPVINQHGETLSPFVLKAYDGMGNPTCKVDENGHITQTEYTIRGKPFRISYPDGSSECFTYYKHGPLKAKIERNGCKTIYRLDYQDRVVKTEFYAPDSSLLWTTSATYGVVNLLSETDALGHITTYSYDHYGRKVMTKKGDYVETYEYDVLGRMVTQLSYYSETEAVIKRYSYDLLNRKIAESVENSVGDVESLIHYAYDHDGHCIKTVTYGENGVAKVEEKRYNTHGIISEAIDPVGNVTRMHVIFDYYNSLGQKVFATQSVDPQGNVTLMVKNALGRDALYERKDPFGETLQLREFFYDLKGNLCKTVETVINPDRSRKQIITYSTYNAMDQVISNVEALTSPEQKTTRYQYNQSGQLVVIEKPSAQNIFHTYHPGGLLKSYVADGFAYEYEYDQAQRLISSFDGISGAGLQRVYDENDHLAEERLGDLRLKYSYDLLGRVVLLELPDSTFIQYFYEGSLLKKISRLSTSKEERYCHSYDVYDNSGNALKETLLLQTGELSRSFDLKDRLVGLKTEFTEESVPADGYDCLDNLLKKESRDPQGFLTKTFSYDALSQLTSETGHVSHTYLYDSVFNRCAKDQVEYALNDLNQILSDGTNEYVYDSDGNLMRRSSLQDMTEYSYDALGRLVSTTTNGHATTYVYDSFNRRISKTTDGKTIYFLYDDQNEIGAIENGCIVQLRVLGNGFGAEIGAAVAVEIKGAVFAPLHDLSGNIVALVNSNSQVAESYRYTAFGETTIFDGRGNTKNSSAIDNPWRFCSKRFDEETQFTYFGNRYYSCALGRWTTQDPLGHEDGPNLYSYVSNSPLTHFDLYGLLTDLELPKISYCDSFESYSHYAGGLLALNRLDFSGFKSRINGGGSSLLDLGRYEEPHMRMGFINGMGNNKQDALGTANNLSDIGGGYNFHLTHNASRGNGVDTIESMLNLRYIATTPVRLLHQEWNNFFENCPPDAMYLHICHSQGAIHTRNALLDYPDELRKRIFVVAVAPAAYIYTETCAKVFHYIAEAHRDGVPRIDLAGLQRVRHTVEVLPSHPDAPHMDHTILSPTYKNKLATHISNYLSSGGKSI; this comes from the coding sequence ATGTTGAAAATATTTTTTGCCTTATTGATGTGTTGTGCTCTCCATGCTGAAGAAAGCTCTCAGTATGATTTTAGGGCAGCCTTTACAAGTGATGGCGAGCAGTTTCCTTTAGCTGATATTGATGGTGAGCCATCCTCTATTGTAGCCGGTTGCGTTAATGTGATTACTGGAGATTTTGTGGATATGCAACAAGATCTTGTAATCCCTGGAAGCACACCGTTAACAATTGATCGCTCTTATTCAAGTTCCGATAGCTCTAAAGGAAATCTTGCTTTTAGCTGGCATTTCAATCTTGGAGGAATGATCGCTTGGACAGATGGAACACACAAAAAGTTAGGTTGGAAAGGCCCTCACGGGAGAGAGCTCCATTTCTTAAATAAAAAAAATAGCTTTGATTTAGATTCCGAAATCCTCAAACGAGGGGTGACAAATAATTCTTCAGGCATGATCAGCGGCAAAAGCAACCTAAGAAATTACCATGTGAAAAGTTATTATCCCGATAAACGGAGCTATACTGTTGTAAAGGGGGATGGCTCTGAGTGCGTGTTCAGCTATAATAAAAATTATGGCCCGAACGATAACCTGACAAGAGAAGTTAAGCCGAACAAAATGTCAGTTGAGTACGAGTACCATACTAATTCAGGCTATATCAAAGATATTGCAATAGCAAACCCTAGCCATAAAAGCCTACAGTCCATTCACTTCGACTATGCAAAGTTAAAAAACAAAGAAAAAGATCTTCAGCTAACCCTGACAGCTAGCGATGGGAGATTTGTCAGATACACTCTTCAACGATTTAAACGTGAACCAATTAATAATGTAAAGCGTTTTCATTTCTATGTGAAGGAGGTTGAAAGACCCGATTTGCCAAATGAAAAATATGCCTATGAGAAAGTCGGCAACTTTGAAAGAGTTGTGAAAAAAGAGCTCTCTCCGAATGGCTTCTTCGTTAATGTTCAGTATTATACTAAAGGAAGATACGAAAAAATAAAGATAGATGAGCAGCATCCCTGGTTTGGGCGGGTGCGTACAATTCAAAGCCCGATTGGATCTGATGCTAATCCACAAACCGCCTACCGTTTTGAATACCATATTCCGGAAAAGTATAAAGCTGGTGCTTGTACTGTCTGGGATGCACATAACATTAAAACAGATTATTGTTGGGATAATGAGCAGAGATTAACGCAAGTTAACCGTTACAATCACCAAGGGCATATCTATACGCAAAATGGTCTTTATTGGGGCACAAGGGATTTGACTGGGAACTTAGTTTCCCGTATTTACAGCTGTAATGGCGAAGTGCTTTTTTGTCGTACATATAAGTATGATTCATGCGGAAATGTAATCAAAGAAAAACTTTTTGGAAATCTTACTGGGGAAAACCATGCCCCTCTAATTATAGATCTAAAAGGCAAACCTGCTAAAAATGGCATTGAAAAGCATTCTAAGAGCTTTACCTATTCTCAAGATGGGAAAAATTTGCTTTTGTGGGAAATCGACGGAACCCGTAAGAAAAATTATGTCTATTTAGAGCAAACGGACCTTTTAACGGCTGTTTATACCTATGCCGATGATAAAATCGTTTTAAGACAATTTTACGATTACGATGAAGACCGCAATGTAAAAGAAGAAATCACCGATGATGGATCTTCCTACTTAAAAGAGGATTTAAGTAATGCCACCTTTAGAAAAATTCGTCAAATTGCTTCGAGTAAGAAAATCCCTTGGGGAGTTCCTGAAACGGTAGATGATTATGTTTTGTATCTACCTGGCAATTTCATCGTTTTAGAAAAAAGAGAGGTAAATACTTATAATAATCAGGGAAAAATTATTCGACGTGATTGCTATGGATCTGATGGTGTCTGTGCTTTTTCTTTATATTGGGAATATGATGATAAAGGGAGGTTGACCAAACAAACTAATCCTGTTGGAGAAACGATTGTCCGCCAATATGATGCCCACAACAATCTCATTTTCGAAAGTGGCCCTAACCACGATGTTCACAAACGCTTTTTTTACGATTTGGCTAATCGACTTATCTGTAAGCAAGACATTCATCCTGAGGTGGTTTATTCCACCCACTATCGCTATAATCTTTTAGGGCAAAAAATCGAAGAGGTGGATCCTTTTGGCAATGCCACGACTTTTGAATATGATGAGTTTGGGCGGCTAGGCAAAACAACTTTTCCTCCTGTTATCAACCAGCATGGAGAAACTTTATCTCCATTTGTTCTCAAGGCCTACGATGGCATGGGTAACCCTACTTGCAAAGTCGATGAAAATGGCCACATCACGCAAACAGAATACACGATTCGCGGTAAGCCATTTAGGATAAGTTATCCGGATGGAAGCTCTGAATGTTTCACGTATTATAAACATGGCCCTCTAAAAGCAAAAATAGAGAGAAATGGTTGTAAGACCATCTACAGACTTGATTATCAAGATCGTGTGGTCAAGACAGAATTCTATGCGCCGGATAGCTCACTGCTTTGGACAACAAGCGCAACCTATGGTGTCGTTAATCTGCTTTCTGAAACTGATGCATTAGGCCACATAACGACCTATTCCTATGATCATTATGGGCGAAAAGTCATGACTAAGAAGGGGGATTATGTTGAAACCTATGAATATGATGTTCTGGGACGGATGGTTACCCAATTGTCCTACTACTCTGAAACAGAAGCAGTCATAAAACGCTATAGCTATGACTTACTCAATCGAAAAATTGCGGAAAGCGTAGAAAATTCAGTTGGCGACGTTGAATCACTGATCCACTATGCCTACGATCACGATGGCCATTGTATCAAAACTGTGACCTATGGGGAGAACGGAGTAGCCAAAGTTGAAGAGAAGCGCTACAACACTCATGGCATTATTTCAGAAGCGATTGATCCCGTCGGCAATGTGACCCGAATGCATGTGATTTTTGATTATTACAACTCATTAGGCCAAAAAGTTTTCGCTACTCAATCAGTGGACCCTCAGGGCAATGTGACGCTTATGGTTAAAAATGCTTTAGGGCGGGATGCGTTATATGAAAGAAAAGACCCTTTCGGAGAAACTCTTCAGTTGCGAGAGTTTTTTTACGATCTTAAAGGGAATCTTTGCAAAACTGTCGAGACAGTGATTAATCCAGATCGATCAAGAAAACAGATCATCACCTATAGCACCTATAATGCTATGGACCAGGTGATATCAAATGTAGAGGCACTAACTTCTCCCGAGCAAAAAACGACAAGGTACCAGTACAATCAAAGCGGGCAACTTGTTGTCATTGAAAAGCCAAGTGCTCAGAACATCTTCCATACCTACCATCCTGGTGGATTGCTTAAAAGCTATGTAGCGGATGGCTTTGCTTATGAGTATGAGTACGATCAGGCTCAACGTCTTATTAGTAGCTTTGATGGCATCTCCGGAGCGGGCTTACAAAGGGTTTATGATGAAAATGATCACCTTGCAGAGGAGAGATTAGGGGATCTCCGCCTTAAGTATTCCTATGATTTGTTGGGTCGAGTTGTTCTTCTTGAACTGCCTGACAGTACGTTTATTCAATATTTTTATGAAGGTTCTTTGTTAAAAAAGATTTCTCGGCTCTCCACCTCAAAAGAGGAGCGCTATTGTCACTCCTATGATGTTTACGATAATTCAGGCAATGCCTTGAAGGAAACTCTCCTCTTGCAAACAGGGGAACTGAGCCGTTCCTTTGACCTTAAGGATCGATTAGTAGGGTTAAAAACAGAGTTCACTGAAGAGTCGGTCCCGGCTGACGGTTACGACTGTTTAGATAATTTGCTGAAAAAAGAATCTCGAGATCCTCAAGGCTTTTTAACCAAAACCTTTTCTTATGATGCGCTTTCACAACTCACTTCAGAGACGGGGCATGTCTCCCATACCTACCTTTACGACTCTGTATTTAATCGGTGTGCCAAGGACCAGGTAGAGTATGCGCTCAATGATTTGAACCAAATTCTATCAGATGGGACAAATGAGTATGTGTATGATTCTGATGGAAACCTTATGCGTCGAAGCTCACTTCAAGACATGACAGAATACAGCTATGATGCTTTGGGGCGCCTTGTTTCAACGACGACAAATGGACATGCGACCACCTACGTTTATGATAGCTTTAATCGGCGGATTTCTAAAACTACAGACGGGAAAACGATTTATTTCTTGTATGATGATCAGAACGAAATAGGGGCTATAGAAAATGGGTGCATTGTGCAGTTGCGCGTCCTTGGTAATGGCTTTGGAGCGGAAATCGGCGCGGCGGTAGCTGTTGAAATCAAGGGAGCTGTTTTTGCGCCGCTTCATGACTTAAGTGGAAACATTGTCGCTTTAGTTAATAGCAATAGCCAGGTAGCAGAAAGTTACCGTTACACTGCTTTTGGTGAAACTACTATTTTTGATGGTCGGGGAAATACTAAGAATTCCTCTGCTATCGATAATCCTTGGCGCTTTTGTTCTAAACGTTTTGATGAAGAGACGCAGTTTACTTATTTCGGAAATCGCTATTATAGCTGTGCTTTGGGGAGGTGGACGACACAGGATCCTCTTGGGCATGAAGATGGGCCAAACCTCTATTCTTACGTTTCTAATAGTCCGTTAACCCACTTTGATCTCTATGGCTTACTTACCGATTTAGAACTGCCTAAAATTTCCTATTGTGATTCTTTTGAATCCTATAGCCACTATGCCGGGGGGCTTTTGGCGCTCAATAGATTAGACTTTTCAGGGTTTAAGAGTCGGATTAATGGGGGTGGTTCAAGTCTGCTCGACTTAGGCCGTTATGAAGAACCACACATGAGAATGGGCTTTATCAACGGCATGGGTAATAATAAGCAAGACGCGTTGGGGACTGCTAATAATCTATCAGATATCGGAGGAGGGTACAATTTCCACTTAACGCATAATGCTTCGAGGGGGAACGGGGTAGATACGATCGAATCCATGTTAAACCTTAGATATATTGCCACTACTCCAGTAAGACTATTGCATCAAGAATGGAATAATTTTTTCGAAAATTGTCCCCCCGATGCGATGTATCTCCATATTTGTCATAGCCAAGGAGCGATTCATACGCGTAACGCTCTCCTTGACTATCCCGATGAGCTTCGCAAACGCATTTTTGTTGTGGCAGTCGCTCCCGCAGCGTATATTTATACTGAGACTTGTGCTAAGGTTTTTCACTATATAGCAGAAGCTCATAGAGATGGGGTGCCAAGGATCGACCTTGCGGGGCTACAAAGAGTTAGGCACACTGTAGAGGTGCTGCCTTCGCATCCGGATGCTCCCCATATGGATCATACCATCCTTAGTCCAACTTATAAAAACAAATTAGCTACTCACATATCTAATTACCTTAGTAGCGGAGGAAAATCAATATGA
- a CDS encoding Patatin (Product derived from UniProtKB/Trembl:K9WIB6), translating into MISEVQPSSSSILSWRLGDLETECKKINYNRDGSRQVRFTKILQRFQEDIKNITEKTELIELRKRFWVIEANVAVDIKKRPDFIAYLTDTEKEIDDCFEIVQRLEEIQKKLLSSTGERDLASLNTSTKKIERQISSNLLPIYKKIIEECERCYKEKLFFNHLGHCSEGQDSIPIHEKPQSYAKCEDNKSIYPILSLDGGGARGIIPASVLVKIEKITQEPIAKLFKLIGGTSTGGILALGLTKPHNDDPKRPQYTAEDLLDMYTQEHSEIFRKNSDWAPLPADLELNKKISWLLDHPKYKDPSKFFTRKLGANTRLSSALTDVVVIANTSDEILRKFRSIGVSELSAVASVTSAIFGGPLYTIPSHDDIPKTVQLYTRKGLKTFSYRLQDLKAGYLVQLPHQISFVNRGDFPMHHVATVTSAAPTYFPLVEAKYKVTERTQTTNFLMDGGVLQNNPTLPCVFEALDSGHKKEDLFLLSLGTGGNDSMLPRNYSGWLDVWSDITQPHFETQNIMSSMIEDRYYRFQYEFENPAPPLDDVRPETIEFLKDCGKQLVEENEDSIRAICKVLKPDSI; encoded by the coding sequence ATGATCTCAGAAGTTCAACCTTCTAGCAGCAGCATTTTATCTTGGCGCCTAGGCGATTTAGAAACGGAATGCAAAAAAATCAATTATAATAGAGATGGGAGTAGACAAGTTAGATTCACAAAAATCTTACAAAGATTTCAAGAAGATATTAAAAATATTACTGAAAAGACAGAATTAATAGAGCTTCGCAAACGATTTTGGGTAATCGAAGCAAACGTAGCCGTTGATATTAAAAAGCGTCCTGATTTCATTGCATATCTTACTGACACTGAAAAAGAAATAGATGATTGCTTTGAAATTGTTCAGCGTTTAGAGGAAATTCAAAAAAAGCTACTTTCTTCTACGGGTGAACGTGATCTAGCCTCCTTAAACACCTCTACAAAGAAAATTGAAAGGCAAATTTCAAGCAATCTACTGCCTATTTATAAAAAAATTATTGAAGAGTGTGAAAGATGCTATAAAGAGAAGCTTTTTTTTAATCATCTAGGACATTGCAGTGAGGGTCAGGATAGTATACCAATTCACGAAAAGCCTCAATCCTACGCAAAATGCGAGGATAATAAATCTATATATCCTATCCTCTCTTTAGATGGTGGAGGTGCCCGAGGCATTATTCCTGCCTCAGTGTTAGTAAAAATTGAAAAAATAACACAAGAACCTATAGCAAAATTATTTAAATTAATTGGAGGAACATCAACAGGAGGGATTTTGGCCCTAGGGCTCACTAAACCGCATAATGATGACCCAAAGCGTCCGCAATATACAGCTGAAGACCTTTTAGATATGTATACACAGGAACATTCTGAAATTTTCCGGAAAAATTCCGATTGGGCTCCTCTACCTGCTGATTTAGAATTGAATAAAAAAATTTCTTGGTTATTAGATCACCCCAAATATAAAGATCCATCAAAATTCTTTACTAGAAAATTAGGTGCTAATACTCGTCTATCTTCAGCATTGACTGATGTAGTGGTGATAGCTAATACTTCTGATGAAATCCTACGTAAGTTTCGCAGCATAGGTGTCAGTGAGCTTTCTGCAGTTGCTTCGGTTACCTCAGCAATTTTTGGCGGACCTCTATATACGATTCCTTCACACGATGATATTCCTAAAACAGTTCAACTTTATACCCGAAAAGGGCTGAAAACTTTTTCCTATCGTTTGCAAGATTTAAAAGCAGGATATCTCGTTCAGTTGCCGCATCAAATTTCCTTCGTGAATAGAGGAGATTTTCCTATGCATCATGTTGCTACAGTCACTTCTGCTGCCCCAACGTATTTTCCTCTTGTCGAAGCAAAATACAAAGTAACGGAAAGAACCCAAACAACAAACTTTCTCATGGATGGTGGTGTTTTACAGAATAATCCCACATTACCTTGTGTATTTGAAGCCCTTGATAGTGGGCACAAAAAAGAGGATTTGTTTTTGCTATCTCTTGGCACCGGAGGTAATGATAGCATGCTTCCTCGCAATTATAGTGGTTGGCTAGACGTATGGTCTGACATAACTCAACCCCATTTTGAAACACAAAATATTATGTCCTCTATGATAGAAGATCGTTATTATCGTTTTCAATATGAGTTCGAAAATCCAGCTCCTCCTCTTGATGACGTGAGGCCAGAAACTATTGAGTTTCTTAAAGATTGTGGAAAGCAATTAGTAGAAGAAAATGAGGATAGCATTCGAGCTATCTGTAAAGTATTAAAACCTGATAGCATTTGA